A genome region from Neptunomonas japonica JAMM 1380 includes the following:
- the moaB gene encoding molybdenum cofactor biosynthesis protein B, whose protein sequence is MGSVELQSLNIAVLTVSDTRVPETDKSGDTLQKGIEEAGHKAAQRCIVKDDIYQIRAVLSQWIADTDIHAVLVTGGTGFTARDSTPEAVIPLLDKQIEGYGELFRSLSYDEIGTSTIQSRTVAGVANRTVIFCMPGSTGACKTAWHQIIREQLDSRHRPCNFVEMVMQRG, encoded by the coding sequence ATGGGGTCGGTTGAATTGCAGTCGTTAAATATTGCTGTGTTAACAGTGTCTGATACCCGTGTTCCTGAAACGGATAAATCTGGCGATACTCTGCAAAAAGGTATTGAAGAGGCAGGGCATAAAGCTGCTCAGCGTTGCATTGTGAAAGATGATATCTATCAAATTCGTGCGGTGCTTTCTCAATGGATTGCCGACACTGATATTCATGCGGTGTTAGTAACTGGCGGTACAGGTTTTACTGCGAGAGATAGTACACCTGAGGCAGTCATCCCTTTATTGGATAAACAGATCGAAGGGTATGGTGAGTTGTTTAGGTCGCTCTCTTATGATGAGATCGGTACTTCAACTATTCAGTCTAGGACTGTTGCTGGCGTTGCTAATAGAACGGTTATCTTTTGTATGCCGGGCTCAACGGGTGCTTGTAAAACGGCTTGGCATCAAATTATTCGTGAGCAATTGGATAGTCGTCATCGGCCGTGTAACTTTGTAGAGATGGTGATGCAAAGAGGTTAA
- a CDS encoding TMEM165/GDT1 family protein: MLIDFFSPFLEAFFLVFMAEFGDKSQLVAMTLAVRYRPIPIVIASVAAFAVLNFFGVVFGAMAAHWLPMWLVAVVVALLFFVFGVQSFSVVEDDAASMDAKMGKQLLLSVFLLMLMAEFGDKTQLAVAALGGINSLWPVWSGATAALAVTTVLGVVVGKKLLGCISLVWVHRGAGVLFIVFGCVALYEAITQFVLINGEV; this comes from the coding sequence ATGTTGATAGATTTCTTTTCGCCATTCTTGGAAGCTTTTTTCCTAGTGTTTATGGCTGAGTTTGGTGATAAGAGTCAGTTAGTAGCAATGACGCTTGCTGTGCGTTACCGGCCAATACCCATCGTTATTGCTTCTGTCGCTGCGTTTGCTGTACTTAATTTTTTCGGTGTTGTATTTGGTGCAATGGCCGCTCACTGGTTGCCGATGTGGCTGGTTGCCGTCGTTGTTGCCTTGTTGTTTTTTGTTTTTGGTGTTCAATCATTTTCTGTTGTTGAGGATGATGCTGCAAGTATGGATGCAAAGATGGGTAAGCAGTTATTACTGTCTGTGTTTTTGCTGATGTTGATGGCTGAGTTTGGGGATAAAACTCAATTAGCCGTCGCTGCACTTGGCGGTATTAATAGCTTGTGGCCGGTATGGTCTGGTGCGACTGCAGCTTTGGCGGTGACCACTGTGCTCGGAGTGGTAGTAGGAAAAAAACTGTTGGGCTGCATATCGTTAGTTTGGGTTCATAGGGGAGCGGGCGTTCTCTTTATTGTATTTGGTTGCGTTGCTTTGTATGAAGCGATTACTCAGTTTGTGCTCATTAATGGGGAAGTGTAG
- a CDS encoding CidA/LrgA family protein: protein MLNGFLALLLCQLLGELVVLASGVPVPGPVVGMVLLLLALVVFKRTPKSVRLVSEGLLRHLAFLYVPAGVGLMVHLEMISHYWLAILVALLVSTFVTLLVTVLIFRLLGRLNGPTKGSSALSGSSGEAK from the coding sequence GTGCTTAACGGTTTTTTAGCGTTGTTGCTTTGTCAGTTATTAGGTGAGCTGGTGGTGTTGGCATCGGGTGTGCCAGTACCGGGCCCTGTTGTCGGTATGGTCTTGTTATTACTGGCGCTTGTTGTTTTTAAAAGAACCCCTAAGTCGGTGCGGTTGGTTTCAGAAGGCTTGTTGCGACACTTGGCTTTTTTATATGTGCCAGCAGGTGTTGGCTTGATGGTGCATCTGGAGATGATTTCTCACTATTGGTTGGCTATTTTGGTTGCTCTGTTGGTCAGTACATTCGTCACTCTGTTGGTAACCGTTCTCATATTTCGCTTGTTGGGTCGGCTTAATGGGCCTACAAAAGGTAGTTCAGCGTTGAGCGGCTCATCAGGGGAGGCGAAGTAA
- a CDS encoding LrgB family protein yields MEFWVYFAAKPLFWLIVTLAVFMFALALNRRSGGTPFLHPVLVSMAVIISFLLVTGTRYETYFEGAQFIHFLLGPATVALAVPLFDHFERIKKMWFVLLVACISGAVTAIVSVLLVGLMFDLPTEVLLSLAPKSVTSPIAIGIVEKIGGYPSLAAGLVLITGAMGCLMSALVFKLLNVTDDAVKGFTLGLAAHGFGTAYAFETSAVAGAFAGLAMGMTGLLTAFLLPVVISLMGFN; encoded by the coding sequence ATGGAGTTTTGGGTATATTTTGCTGCCAAACCGTTATTTTGGTTGATTGTCACTTTAGCCGTTTTTATGTTTGCTTTAGCGCTAAATAGGCGCTCAGGTGGTACGCCGTTTTTGCATCCTGTTTTGGTCTCCATGGCGGTTATCATCAGTTTTTTGTTGGTTACAGGCACGCGCTATGAAACCTACTTTGAGGGCGCGCAGTTTATTCACTTTTTACTGGGGCCAGCCACGGTAGCTCTTGCGGTCCCTTTGTTTGATCATTTTGAGCGCATTAAAAAGATGTGGTTTGTGTTGTTAGTGGCTTGTATTAGTGGTGCTGTGACAGCCATTGTGTCGGTGCTGTTGGTCGGCTTGATGTTTGATTTGCCAACTGAGGTGTTGTTGTCTTTAGCGCCTAAGTCAGTTACCTCTCCTATTGCCATTGGGATTGTTGAGAAAATAGGTGGTTATCCGTCGTTAGCTGCTGGCCTTGTGTTAATTACAGGTGCGATGGGGTGCTTGATGTCTGCGCTTGTTTTTAAGTTGCTCAATGTGACAGATGACGCGGTTAAAGGTTTTACGCTTGGTTTGGCTGCTCATGGTTTTGGGACGGCATATGCGTTCGAGACAAGTGCGGTAGCGGGTGCTTTCGCGGGGTTGGCGATGGGGATGACAGGATTGTTAACAGCCTTTTTGTTGCCTGTTGTTATTTCGTTGATGGGTTTTAATTAG
- the zapE gene encoding cell division protein ZapE — protein sequence MTPLERYKKDLLRDDFSYDPAQEIAIGHLQRLYDDLIAVDNVQPQTLMQRFSGKFKKQTVEPVQGLYFWGGVGRGKTYMMDTFYDSLPFKQKRRTHFHRFMQGVHADLRLLDGTKNPLTEIARKYADEARIICFDEFFVSDITDAMILGSLFEQLFANGVSLVATSNIVPDGLYRDGLQRARFLPAIALLNKYTDVVNVDGGVDYRLRALEQAELYHYPLDATADESLNTSFESLAPDLEEALDNELVDINGRGIPSRRTCEDVVWFDFPALCEGPRSQNDYIEIAKIYHAVVISNVPQLGTKNDDAARRFINLVDEFYDCGVKLIVSAAVPIHEIYTGGRLSFEVERTQSRLLEMQSHDYLAKAHKA from the coding sequence ATGACTCCATTAGAGCGTTATAAAAAAGACTTGTTGCGAGATGACTTTTCATACGATCCTGCACAGGAGATTGCTATCGGCCATCTTCAACGTTTGTATGATGATCTGATTGCGGTTGACAATGTTCAGCCTCAAACGTTGATGCAGCGTTTTAGTGGAAAGTTTAAAAAGCAGACGGTTGAGCCTGTGCAGGGTTTGTACTTTTGGGGTGGAGTCGGTCGTGGCAAAACTTACATGATGGACACCTTTTATGACAGCCTACCGTTTAAGCAAAAAAGGCGTACTCATTTTCATCGCTTTATGCAGGGCGTGCATGCCGATTTGCGTTTGCTTGATGGTACTAAAAACCCGCTCACTGAAATCGCCCGTAAATACGCAGATGAAGCGCGTATTATCTGTTTTGATGAGTTTTTTGTTTCGGACATCACCGACGCGATGATTTTGGGGAGTTTGTTTGAGCAGTTGTTTGCTAATGGTGTTTCGTTGGTGGCGACTTCGAATATTGTTCCTGATGGTCTGTATAGAGACGGTTTGCAGAGGGCTCGCTTTCTGCCGGCAATCGCACTGTTAAACAAGTATACCGATGTTGTTAATGTAGATGGCGGTGTGGACTATCGGTTGCGAGCGTTGGAGCAAGCTGAGCTATACCACTATCCGTTGGATGCGACGGCAGATGAAAGCTTGAATACGAGTTTTGAAAGTTTGGCGCCTGACTTGGAAGAGGCGCTAGATAATGAGCTGGTCGATATTAATGGTCGTGGTATCCCATCAAGAAGAACATGCGAAGATGTTGTCTGGTTTGACTTCCCTGCATTGTGTGAAGGGCCGCGTTCGCAGAATGACTATATTGAAATTGCTAAAATTTACCATGCCGTCGTTATTTCTAATGTTCCGCAGCTGGGGACTAAAAATGATGATGCGGCGCGTCGCTTCATTAATCTCGTTGATGAGTTTTATGATTGTGGTGTGAAGTTGATTGTATCTGCTGCCGTACCTATTCATGAAATCTATACAGGTGGGCGTTTGTCTTTTGAGGTAGAGAGGACGCAAAGTAGGCTTTTAGAGATGCAATCTCACGATTATTTAGCAAAAGCCCACAAAGCTTAA
- the rplM gene encoding 50S ribosomal protein L13 has translation MTTFVAKPAEVKRDWYVIDAEGKTLGRMATEIARRLRGKHKPEFTPHVDTGDYIVVVNAEKVHVSGNKRKAKIYYRHTGFPGGLKQANFEIMINSQPEKVIELAVKGMLPKGPLGRAMYTKLKVYAGNEHPHQAQQPQELKL, from the coding sequence ATGACTACTTTTGTTGCTAAGCCAGCCGAGGTAAAACGCGACTGGTACGTAATTGACGCAGAAGGCAAAACTCTTGGCCGTATGGCTACTGAAATTGCTCGACGTCTGCGCGGTAAGCATAAACCAGAATTCACACCACACGTAGATACTGGCGATTACATTGTTGTTGTAAACGCAGAGAAAGTACACGTGTCTGGTAACAAGCGTAAAGCTAAAATTTATTACCGTCATACAGGTTTCCCTGGTGGTCTTAAGCAGGCTAACTTTGAGATCATGATTAACAGCCAGCCAGAAAAAGTTATCGAATTGGCTGTTAAAGGTATGCTACCAAAAGGTCCTTTGGGTCGTGCTATGTACACTAAATTGAAAGTGTATGCAGGTAACGAACATCCACACCAGGCTCAGCAGCCTCAAGAACTGAAACTCTAA
- the rpsI gene encoding 30S ribosomal protein S9 — protein sequence MSATQYYGTGRRKTSTARVFLRPGTGTISINDRTIEVYFGRETARMIVRQPLELTETLEKFDVIVTVKGGGSFGQAGAIRHGITRALMEYDETMRPALRKAGFVTRDAREVERKKVGLRKARKKPQFSKR from the coding sequence ATGTCAGCTACTCAGTATTACGGTACAGGTCGTCGCAAAACTTCTACAGCCCGAGTTTTCTTGCGTCCTGGTACAGGCACAATCTCTATCAACGATCGTACTATCGAAGTTTACTTCGGTCGCGAAACTGCACGTATGATCGTTCGTCAGCCATTAGAGTTGACTGAAACTCTAGAAAAATTCGACGTAATCGTTACTGTTAAAGGTGGTGGTAGCTTCGGTCAAGCAGGTGCGATCCGTCATGGTATCACTCGTGCATTGATGGAATACGACGAAACTATGCGTCCTGCACTGCGTAAAGCTGGTTTCGTAACCCGCGACGCTCGTGAAGTTGAACGTAAGAAAGTTGGTCTACGTAAAGCACGTAAGAAACCACAATTCTCTAAACGTTAA
- the petA gene encoding ubiquinol-cytochrome c reductase iron-sulfur subunit has product MSNDGVNKGRRRLLIGATSAVGAVGAVGAAVPFVASWNPSAKAKAAGAPAKADISKLEPGQQMIVEWRGKPVWVVKRGEEALAALSSIDPGKLSDPDSEVPQQPAYIPNDADRSIRPDISVLVGICTHLGCSPSYKPEVGPQEFDANWVGGFYCPCHGSRFDLSGRVYKGSPAPTNLVIPPHKYEGEDIIIVGVDQENA; this is encoded by the coding sequence ATGAGCAATGACGGCGTGAACAAGGGTCGGCGTCGGCTTCTTATAGGTGCCACTTCTGCCGTTGGGGCAGTGGGTGCTGTAGGAGCGGCGGTCCCGTTCGTGGCTTCCTGGAATCCAAGTGCCAAGGCGAAAGCCGCTGGCGCACCAGCTAAAGCTGATATTAGCAAGCTGGAACCAGGTCAGCAGATGATAGTTGAGTGGCGTGGAAAACCTGTTTGGGTTGTTAAGCGTGGCGAGGAAGCGTTAGCTGCCTTAAGTAGTATTGATCCAGGTAAGTTGTCGGACCCCGATTCGGAAGTTCCGCAGCAGCCGGCATATATTCCGAATGATGCGGATCGATCAATTCGTCCTGATATCTCTGTATTGGTAGGTATATGCACACATTTAGGGTGCTCTCCTAGCTATAAGCCTGAGGTTGGGCCGCAAGAATTTGACGCTAATTGGGTTGGTGGTTTTTATTGCCCATGCCATGGCTCTCGTTTTGATTTATCGGGCCGTGTCTATAAGGGCTCACCGGCACCGACAAACCTAGTGATTCCGCCTCATAAATACGAAGGCGAAGACATTATCATTGTTGGCGTGGATCAGGAGAACGCATAA
- a CDS encoding cytochrome b, translating into MAGYRNKGKSGFMGWVDDRFPATAMWEDHLSKYYAPKNFNFWYFFGSLAMLMLVNQIITGIWLTMSYNPSAEGAFASVEYIMRDVDYGWLLRYLHSTGASAFFCVVYLHMFRGMMYGSYRKPRELIWLFGMAIYLALMAEAFMGYLLPWGQMSYWGAAVIVSLFQAVPFVGPELAEWIRGDYLISGVTLNRFFSLHVVALPIVLLALVVLHIIALHEVGSNNPDGIEIKENKDENGVPLDGIPFHPYYTVKDIVGVVVFLFVFCIIVFFFPEGGGYLIEAPNFEPANPLKTPPHIAPVWYFTPFYAMLRAIPPIAASQFPGVVVMGGAIAILFVLPWLDRSPVKSIRYKGMFSKVALVIFAVSFVILGYLGVVASTPERTLVAQICTALYFAFFFLMPFYTKMEKTKPVPERVTG; encoded by the coding sequence ATGGCTGGTTACCGTAATAAAGGAAAAAGCGGCTTTATGGGATGGGTCGATGACCGTTTCCCGGCGACTGCTATGTGGGAAGACCACTTATCAAAATACTATGCGCCAAAAAACTTTAACTTTTGGTACTTTTTTGGCTCTCTAGCCATGCTGATGTTGGTTAACCAGATCATTACCGGTATTTGGCTAACAATGAGCTACAACCCTTCTGCAGAAGGTGCGTTTGCTTCTGTAGAGTACATCATGCGAGATGTTGATTACGGTTGGTTGCTGCGCTACTTGCACTCTACTGGTGCTTCGGCATTCTTCTGTGTTGTTTATCTGCATATGTTCCGTGGCATGATGTACGGCTCATACCGTAAGCCGCGTGAATTGATATGGCTATTCGGTATGGCTATTTATCTTGCGTTGATGGCTGAAGCTTTCATGGGTTACTTGCTACCATGGGGTCAGATGTCTTATTGGGGTGCTGCGGTAATTGTATCTTTGTTCCAAGCTGTGCCTTTTGTTGGGCCTGAGCTGGCAGAGTGGATTCGTGGTGATTACCTGATCTCTGGTGTGACGCTAAACCGTTTCTTCTCTTTGCATGTTGTTGCATTACCTATCGTCTTATTGGCGCTAGTTGTGTTGCATATCATTGCGTTGCATGAGGTTGGTTCTAACAACCCAGACGGTATCGAAATTAAAGAAAACAAAGATGAAAACGGCGTGCCGTTGGATGGAATTCCATTCCACCCATACTACACAGTGAAAGACATTGTGGGTGTTGTTGTCTTCCTATTTGTCTTCTGCATTATTGTATTCTTCTTCCCAGAAGGTGGTGGCTACTTAATTGAAGCGCCAAACTTTGAACCAGCTAATCCGCTGAAAACACCGCCGCATATCGCGCCTGTTTGGTACTTTACGCCATTCTACGCAATGTTGCGTGCTATTCCGCCAATTGCTGCTTCCCAGTTCCCTGGTGTTGTTGTGATGGGTGGTGCGATTGCTATCCTGTTTGTTCTTCCTTGGTTGGATCGCAGCCCTGTTAAGTCAATTCGCTATAAAGGGATGTTTAGCAAAGTGGCGTTGGTAATCTTTGCTGTTAGCTTTGTAATCTTGGGTTACCTAGGTGTGGTTGCATCTACTCCTGAGCGTACGTTGGTGGCTCAGATCTGTACTGCTCTTTATTTTGCTTTCTTCTTCTTGATGCCGTTTTACACCAAGATGGAGAAAACTAAACCAGTACCAGAGAGGGTTACAGGATAA
- a CDS encoding cytochrome c1 — translation MKKYLVAFVIALFPLASFASGGAGPKLDHMAVDLHNQASLQRGMQVFVNNCLGCHSAQYQRYQRAAEDLGMPINLVEENLLLGNQKVGQQMTNTMLKEDSASWFGTAPPDLTLESRLRGPDWLYTYLRSFYKDSSRPWGVNNVVFPDVGMPNVLEYLQGEQVNHCSAEEAQHHEAKIDPLTGKMMGGCMSISKKGQQTTEEFDKTVYDLVNFMAYIGEPSKLDSQRIGTKVLIFLFLFFFVAYALKKEYWKDVH, via the coding sequence ATGAAAAAGTATTTGGTTGCATTCGTTATTGCACTGTTCCCATTAGCAAGTTTTGCTTCGGGCGGTGCGGGTCCTAAATTGGACCACATGGCTGTGGATCTGCATAACCAGGCTTCATTGCAGCGCGGTATGCAGGTATTTGTGAATAACTGTTTGGGTTGTCACTCTGCACAATATCAGCGTTATCAGCGTGCTGCTGAAGATTTGGGCATGCCGATTAACTTGGTAGAAGAGAATCTACTTTTGGGTAATCAAAAAGTAGGTCAGCAGATGACCAATACTATGCTCAAAGAAGATTCTGCTAGTTGGTTTGGTACAGCGCCACCTGACTTGACGCTTGAGTCTCGTTTGCGTGGGCCTGACTGGTTGTACACATATTTACGAAGCTTCTATAAAGACTCTTCACGTCCATGGGGTGTGAATAACGTGGTCTTTCCTGATGTAGGTATGCCTAACGTGCTTGAGTATTTGCAAGGTGAGCAGGTTAATCATTGCTCAGCTGAAGAAGCCCAGCATCATGAAGCTAAAATTGATCCGTTAACAGGTAAGATGATGGGCGGTTGTATGTCTATCAGTAAGAAAGGGCAGCAGACGACAGAAGAGTTTGATAAAACTGTTTATGATCTGGTGAACTTTATGGCCTATATCGGTGAGCCGTCTAAATTAGACTCTCAGCGTATCGGAACAAAAGTGTTAATCTTCCTCTTCTTGTTCTTCTTCGTTGCTTATGCACTGAAAAAAGAATACTGGAAAGATGTTCACTGA
- a CDS encoding glutathione S-transferase N-terminal domain-containing protein — translation MGVVAKRSSMTFYSDGADHYSHRVRIVLAEKGVAVDVIDCHVEDLPEDLAGLNPYNSLPTLLDRDLVLYEPNVMMEYLDERFPHPPLLPVYPVARAESRLYMHRIQKDWCKHVDVLVSVKSTDDEVEAARKDLRDSLVAISPIFAEKPFFMSEEFTLVDCCLAPLLWRLPYLGVDLPEAQCKSLYEYMERLFERESFRESLSEAEREMRD, via the coding sequence ATGGGAGTTGTGGCTAAACGTTCTTCCATGACCTTTTACTCTGACGGTGCTGATCATTACAGCCATCGTGTTCGCATTGTGTTAGCGGAAAAAGGAGTAGCGGTTGACGTTATTGATTGTCATGTCGAGGATCTTCCTGAAGATTTGGCAGGTTTAAATCCTTATAATAGCTTGCCTACTCTCTTGGATAGAGATTTGGTGCTGTATGAGCCAAATGTAATGATGGAATATTTGGATGAGCGTTTCCCTCATCCGCCGTTATTGCCTGTTTATCCTGTTGCGCGCGCAGAAAGCCGTTTGTACATGCATCGAATTCAGAAAGATTGGTGCAAGCATGTAGATGTCTTGGTGTCAGTTAAATCAACAGATGATGAAGTTGAAGCGGCACGTAAAGATTTACGTGATAGCTTGGTGGCAATTTCACCTATCTTTGCTGAAAAACCGTTCTTCATGAGTGAAGAGTTTACATTGGTTGATTGCTGTCTTGCTCCGCTATTGTGGCGTTTGCCTTATTTGGGTGTTGATTTGCCTGAAGCTCAGTGCAAATCACTGTATGAGTACATGGAGCGTTTATTTGAGCGTGAATCTTTCCGTGAGAGTCTCTCGGAAGCTGAACGTGAAATGCGTGACTAG
- a CDS encoding ClpXP protease specificity-enhancing factor, with translation MKPSRPYLIKALQEWLLDNDCTPHLAVDVAVRGVMVPEQFISDGQIVLNISPSAVQNFLIDDEAISFNARFGGVPMNVYVPMAAVLAVYARENGAGMGFGMEPGADFYELEQEEELNPEPPKPSGGRPTLKVVK, from the coding sequence ATGAAACCCAGTCGTCCTTATCTTATCAAGGCTTTACAAGAATGGTTGCTTGATAATGACTGTACGCCACATTTGGCGGTAGATGTTGCAGTGAGAGGGGTTATGGTGCCGGAGCAATTTATTTCTGACGGCCAGATTGTTCTTAATATTAGCCCTTCGGCAGTGCAAAATTTTTTGATAGACGATGAAGCTATTAGCTTTAATGCACGCTTTGGTGGTGTGCCAATGAATGTCTATGTTCCTATGGCTGCCGTTTTGGCTGTGTATGCGCGTGAAAATGGTGCAGGGATGGGGTTTGGAATGGAGCCCGGTGCTGATTTTTATGAGTTAGAGCAAGAAGAAGAGCTAAATCCGGAGCCACCAAAACCATCAGGTGGGCGGCCAACATTGAAAGTTGTTAAGTAA
- a CDS encoding BON domain-containing protein: protein MNSTLLKCITTACVLTTLSGCSNLISASREEPIREDQGSRTVGAYIEDEVIENKTLVNINKGSETVRNSHISVTSYNGILLLTGQVPHENAKLEAEQIATQTRKVRKIHNELEISGPTSSIVRANDGYLTSRIKLQLLADETVEGSRIKVVTENSSTYLMGLVTEQEADTAVNIIRTIPGVQRIVKVFEYIPHR from the coding sequence ATGAACTCAACGCTTTTGAAATGCATTACGACCGCTTGTGTACTAACGACACTTTCAGGCTGCTCGAATTTGATCAGCGCATCACGAGAAGAGCCCATCCGCGAAGACCAAGGAAGTCGCACGGTTGGTGCTTATATCGAAGACGAAGTTATTGAAAACAAAACACTCGTCAATATCAATAAAGGCTCAGAAACGGTTAGAAACTCGCATATCAGCGTGACCAGCTACAACGGCATTCTATTACTCACCGGCCAGGTACCGCACGAAAATGCCAAACTAGAAGCAGAACAAATTGCCACTCAGACTCGAAAAGTTCGCAAAATTCACAATGAACTTGAAATTTCCGGCCCAACATCGAGCATTGTTCGCGCCAATGATGGATACCTAACGAGCCGCATTAAACTACAACTACTCGCTGACGAAACAGTAGAAGGCAGCCGTATAAAGGTAGTTACAGAAAACAGCTCAACATATTTGATGGGCTTAGTGACAGAGCAAGAAGCTGATACCGCAGTAAATATTATCCGCACCATCCCTGGTGTGCAAAGAATTGTTAAGGTCTTCGAATATATCCCACATCGCTAA
- a CDS encoding SIS domain-containing protein: MELEERIVNLFHNSMDTNAHTIEQYTPMIAHASELMLSSLASELKVVCVGNGGSAALAQHFSALLLSRFRNERPGLPAITVGADSAVLTGIAEESSFSEVYSKQIRAIGQPGDVLLVISNQGRSNSLVQAIQAAHDRDMSVIAITGHDSSNISALLRPDEVEICVPSDDNAMIYSAHLLILHCLCDLIEYQLFGA; encoded by the coding sequence ATGGAACTTGAAGAGCGAATTGTTAACTTATTTCACAATTCGATGGACACAAATGCTCACACCATTGAGCAATACACGCCGATGATCGCTCATGCTAGCGAGCTCATGCTCTCCAGCCTTGCCAGCGAACTTAAAGTCGTATGTGTTGGCAATGGTGGCTCAGCAGCCCTGGCTCAACACTTCTCTGCACTATTGCTTAGCCGCTTCAGAAATGAAAGACCTGGCCTGCCGGCCATAACGGTAGGCGCAGACAGCGCCGTACTTACCGGTATTGCAGAAGAAAGCAGCTTTAGTGAAGTGTACTCAAAGCAGATTAGAGCCATTGGGCAACCCGGAGACGTCCTACTAGTCATCTCAAACCAAGGGCGCTCAAATAGCCTAGTACAAGCAATACAAGCGGCTCATGACCGTGATATGTCAGTCATTGCCATCACCGGACATGATAGCAGCAATATTTCTGCACTTTTAAGACCAGATGAAGTCGAAATATGCGTACCATCTGACGACAACGCAATGATTTACAGTGCGCACCTACTGATTCTTCATTGCTTATGCGATTTAATCGAATACCAATTATTTGGAGCCTGA
- a CDS encoding YraN family protein: MDRQTRGKDAETKAWHWLTQQGLKPVTRNYLCKLGEIDLILVDNNTLVFVEVRYRTHKHFGGAANSVTTTKQKKIIRTAQHFLMTHSHFQQHNCRFDVIAYETPSEENKPVWYKDAFRL, encoded by the coding sequence ATGGACAGACAAACACGCGGCAAGGATGCCGAAACAAAAGCTTGGCACTGGCTTACCCAACAAGGACTGAAGCCTGTAACGAGAAACTACCTATGTAAATTAGGTGAAATTGATCTGATACTAGTTGATAACAACACACTGGTTTTTGTAGAGGTGAGATATCGCACACATAAGCACTTTGGCGGAGCTGCAAACTCAGTAACAACAACTAAACAGAAAAAAATTATCCGTACTGCACAACATTTCTTAATGACTCATAGTCATTTTCAGCAGCATAACTGCCGATTTGATGTCATTGCATACGAAACTCCTTCTGAAGAAAATAAACCAGTATGGTATAAAGACGCCTTCAGACTTTAA